Proteins encoded together in one Myxococcales bacterium window:
- a CDS encoding type IV pilus twitching motility protein PilT, which yields MPSIDLLFDELLAKGASDLHLGIGYPPMLRVRGELVPARSDEVTRAEMEALLFGITTPMQEKRIREELDLDFAYQYEKKARFRANYFTKRSGLAAVFRIIPQRIQTLDDLGAPEVLRKLAERQSGLVLVTGPTGSGKSTTLAAMIDHINRTRACHILTIEDPVEFVHDPQKAHVTHREVGIHASSFTAAMRSAGRENPDVVLVGELRTNETMKLALQLASFGILIFATVHTNSAPATIERIVNAFPSEEQPQIRGMLAESMAGIVGQQLLRTADGKGRVAAHEILVGSPAVASMIREAKTTQLPSVMQSGQSQGMQTIEMCLERLLAKKIITPEVALEKANDKDSFAKILDKYR from the coding sequence ATGCCGTCGATCGATTTGCTCTTCGACGAGCTGCTCGCCAAGGGCGCGAGCGATCTCCACCTCGGCATCGGGTACCCGCCCATGCTCCGGGTGCGAGGCGAGCTCGTGCCCGCCCGCTCCGACGAGGTGACCCGCGCCGAGATGGAGGCGCTCCTCTTCGGCATCACGACGCCCATGCAGGAGAAGCGCATCCGCGAGGAGCTCGACCTCGACTTCGCCTACCAGTACGAGAAAAAGGCTCGATTTCGCGCCAACTACTTCACGAAGCGCTCGGGCCTCGCGGCCGTCTTCCGCATCATCCCGCAGCGCATCCAGACGCTCGACGACCTCGGCGCGCCCGAGGTGCTCCGCAAGCTCGCCGAGCGCCAGAGCGGCCTCGTGCTCGTCACCGGCCCCACGGGCTCGGGCAAGTCGACCACGCTCGCCGCGATGATCGACCACATCAACCGCACGCGGGCCTGCCACATCCTCACCATCGAGGACCCGGTCGAGTTCGTGCACGATCCTCAGAAGGCGCACGTCACGCACCGCGAGGTCGGCATCCACGCGTCGAGCTTCACGGCCGCCATGCGCAGCGCAGGCCGAGAGAACCCCGACGTGGTGCTCGTGGGCGAGCTCCGCACGAACGAGACGATGAAGCTCGCCCTCCAGCTCGCGAGCTTCGGCATCCTCATCTTCGCGACGGTGCACACGAACAGCGCGCCCGCCACGATCGAGCGCATCGTCAACGCGTTCCCGTCCGAAGAGCAGCCTCAGATCCGTGGCATGCTCGCCGAGAGCATGGCCGGCATCGTGGGCCAGCAGCTCCTCCGCACGGCCGACGGAAAGGGCCGCGTCGCCGCGCACGAGATCCTCGTAGGCTCGCCGGCCGTCGCCTCCATGATCCGCGAGGCCAAGACCACGCAGCTCCCGAGCGTCATGCAGTCGGGCCAATCGCAAGGCATGCAGACCATCGAGATGTGCCTCGAGCGCCTGCTCGCGAAGAAGATCATCACCCCCGAGGTCGCCCTCGAGAAGGCGAACGACAAAGACTCGTTCGCCAAAATTCTCGATAAGTATCGATAG
- a CDS encoding PilT/PilU family type 4a pilus ATPase gives MSGIPRPPELDTLLRAAVEANASDLHLVAGRPPLFRVAFELCPRGEALPETLVEKMMISIVPARLRGTLETDGSADFALEGPEGARFRVNVASQRTGFKIALRVIPREVPTLAALGLPEGVAQATHHHQGLIVVTGPTGHGKTTTLAAIVDRLNSERSHHIITVEDPVEHVHPRKKAMMSQREVGVTTKSFLTALKGSLREDPDVIVVGELRDVETVRMAVSAGETGHLVLGTMNTPNAAKAIERLIDLFPPGDQAQIRMTLAGALRLVVGQRLVPSPDKKRLHAAIELLPGSTSLSALIRDNRTFQIPSLQQRGKGLGIVRLDESLAALVREKKVTMDDAKAVAEAPGELEALVANRGDKPAEKKPEGLLESLFGRKG, from the coding sequence ATGTCGGGCATCCCTCGCCCGCCCGAGCTCGACACGCTCCTCCGCGCCGCGGTCGAGGCCAACGCGTCCGACCTGCACCTCGTCGCCGGGCGACCGCCGCTCTTCCGCGTGGCCTTCGAGCTTTGCCCACGTGGCGAGGCGCTCCCCGAGACCCTCGTGGAGAAGATGATGATCTCCATCGTGCCCGCGCGGCTCCGCGGCACCCTCGAGACCGACGGCTCCGCCGACTTCGCGCTCGAAGGCCCCGAAGGCGCGCGCTTCCGGGTCAACGTCGCGAGCCAACGAACAGGCTTCAAAATAGCCCTCCGCGTGATCCCGCGCGAGGTGCCGACCCTCGCCGCGCTCGGCCTCCCCGAGGGCGTCGCCCAAGCCACGCACCACCACCAAGGGCTCATCGTGGTGACCGGGCCCACCGGCCACGGCAAGACGACGACGCTCGCCGCGATCGTCGACCGGCTGAACAGCGAGCGCTCGCACCACATCATCACGGTCGAAGATCCGGTCGAGCACGTGCACCCGCGCAAGAAGGCCATGATGAGCCAGCGCGAGGTCGGGGTGACCACCAAGTCGTTCCTCACGGCACTCAAGGGCTCGCTCCGCGAAGATCCCGACGTCATCGTCGTGGGCGAGCTCCGCGACGTCGAGACGGTGCGCATGGCGGTCTCGGCCGGCGAGACCGGCCACCTCGTGCTCGGCACCATGAACACGCCCAACGCCGCCAAGGCCATCGAGCGCCTCATCGATCTGTTCCCGCCGGGCGATCAAGCGCAGATCCGCATGACCCTCGCAGGAGCGCTGCGCCTCGTGGTCGGCCAGAGGCTCGTGCCCTCGCCCGACAAAAAGAGGCTCCACGCGGCCATCGAGCTCTTGCCCGGGTCGACCTCGCTCTCGGCCCTCATCCGGGACAACCGCACGTTCCAGATCCCGAGCCTCCAACAGCGTGGCAAGGGCCTCGGCATCGTGCGGCTCGACGAATCTCTCGCGGCGCTCGTCCGCGAGAAGAAGGTCACCATGGACGACGCGAAGGCCGTGGCCGAGGCGCCCGGCGAGCTCGAGGCGCTCGTCGCGAACCGCGGCGACAAACCCGCCGAGAAGAAGCCCGAGGGCCTGCTCGAGAGCCTCTTCGGGAGAAAGGGGTAA
- a CDS encoding sulfatase-like hydrolase/transferase, which translates to MARPRAPTMGLVARGFLLAAIAVMPARWVIASTQGRSPRTFALFFAGGLVSDLAVVGPIVAVGLLFFAFAGPASRPLGPTWRSRAAAALLGAGLVTLSLAHDSAALFRTQRGVFPGPLDVRDGLAAPELFFAELPEIVLGRFFVPNLAALALAALVLHQARTPATAVLARGRGRFMAGALGALGLTTGALGFVSHEATAFCVSLHNGGALTSPAAAFFGGLSVASRVSPAPGDIRRLVAAASPPGGDVAKGAAHFGFPRTAPEALLAAEAHADCEHHPLARSLDDDTVPLVREARALSRALFAGRDELPIVHQVSLESFRGDDITALEPMAPPEIAPFMNRAYGGAPEAVAFRLAHQSGMRTAHALAAATCGVGALPYNLAFGRDLGNVPFRCLPDVLHDAGFDTRIVYGHELAFDDMGTFLAFHGMKAHERDDFPKTAPRGVWGGVSDTPVYEAAYAAARGDTRAHYTFTLTLSHHTPYTEPADLGEADRRAVDEVCARLGLHGENCARLRTLRYADGALARFVDTLERSSDASRTIVVFAADHTTHQWVPWTGSETAYGITRIPIVFWVPKALRARAHDPGAVDEALRRLGELARTTPISNTDLPTLVLALLSEARGLRELPQKARFHTLGGQATSPDFASPLSSDGRAFGVDAHAHVFDVSPSGEVRASATTFDTLRTRDDLTRPPPEAASMLAFLGQFLRGYAAQCPRAPTGAGRAP; encoded by the coding sequence GTGGCCCGTCCTCGCGCGCCCACGATGGGCCTCGTCGCGCGGGGGTTTCTGCTCGCGGCGATCGCGGTCATGCCTGCGCGCTGGGTGATCGCCTCGACCCAAGGGAGGTCCCCACGCACCTTCGCGCTCTTCTTCGCAGGAGGCCTCGTCTCGGACCTGGCGGTGGTGGGGCCGATCGTCGCGGTCGGGCTCCTCTTCTTCGCGTTCGCGGGCCCCGCATCGAGGCCTTTGGGGCCCACGTGGCGCTCGCGAGCCGCGGCGGCGCTCCTCGGCGCGGGGCTCGTCACGCTCTCGCTCGCGCACGACTCGGCCGCCCTCTTTCGCACCCAACGCGGGGTCTTCCCGGGCCCGCTCGACGTACGCGACGGCCTCGCGGCGCCGGAGCTCTTCTTCGCCGAGCTGCCCGAGATCGTGCTCGGCCGCTTCTTCGTGCCGAACCTCGCCGCGCTCGCGCTCGCCGCCCTCGTGCTGCATCAGGCGCGCACCCCCGCGACAGCGGTCCTGGCGCGGGGACGAGGTCGCTTCATGGCGGGCGCGCTCGGAGCGCTCGGCCTCACCACGGGAGCGCTCGGCTTCGTCTCGCACGAGGCCACCGCGTTCTGCGTGTCGCTCCACAACGGAGGTGCGCTCACCTCGCCTGCCGCGGCCTTCTTCGGTGGGCTCTCGGTGGCGTCACGGGTCTCGCCCGCCCCGGGAGACATTCGCAGGCTCGTCGCCGCCGCGAGCCCCCCCGGAGGCGACGTCGCGAAGGGCGCGGCGCACTTCGGCTTCCCACGCACGGCGCCCGAGGCCTTGCTCGCCGCCGAGGCCCACGCCGACTGCGAGCACCACCCGCTCGCCCGCTCGCTCGACGACGACACCGTGCCCCTCGTACGCGAAGCTCGCGCCCTCTCACGCGCGCTCTTCGCCGGGCGCGACGAGCTCCCGATCGTGCACCAGGTCTCGCTCGAGAGCTTCCGGGGAGACGACATCACCGCCCTGGAGCCCATGGCGCCCCCCGAGATCGCGCCGTTCATGAACCGAGCGTACGGCGGCGCCCCGGAAGCCGTCGCGTTCCGCCTCGCGCACCAGAGCGGCATGCGTACGGCCCACGCCCTCGCGGCGGCCACGTGCGGTGTCGGCGCCCTCCCCTACAACCTCGCCTTCGGACGCGACCTCGGGAACGTGCCTTTTCGTTGCCTCCCCGACGTGCTCCACGACGCGGGCTTCGACACCCGCATCGTCTACGGCCACGAGCTCGCGTTCGACGACATGGGGACCTTCCTCGCCTTCCACGGCATGAAGGCCCACGAGCGCGACGATTTCCCCAAGACCGCGCCGCGCGGCGTCTGGGGAGGTGTGAGCGACACGCCCGTCTACGAGGCCGCGTACGCCGCCGCGCGCGGGGACACACGTGCACACTACACGTTCACGCTCACCCTCTCGCATCACACGCCGTACACGGAGCCGGCCGATCTCGGCGAGGCCGATCGCCGCGCCGTCGACGAGGTGTGCGCGCGGCTCGGTCTCCACGGCGAGAACTGCGCGCGCCTCCGCACCCTCCGCTACGCCGATGGCGCCCTCGCGCGCTTCGTCGACACGCTCGAGCGCTCGAGCGACGCGTCCCGCACGATCGTCGTGTTCGCGGCCGATCACACGACGCACCAATGGGTGCCGTGGACGGGGAGCGAGACCGCGTACGGGATCACCCGGATCCCGATCGTCTTCTGGGTCCCGAAGGCCCTGCGAGCCCGTGCCCACGACCCCGGCGCGGTCGACGAGGCCCTCCGTAGGCTCGGAGAGCTCGCCCGAACGACGCCGATCTCGAACACCGATCTCCCGACGCTCGTGCTCGCGCTGCTCTCCGAGGCTCGGGGTCTCCGCGAGCTCCCCCAGAAGGCGCGCTTCCACACGCTCGGTGGTCAGGCCACGAGCCCCGACTTCGCCTCTCCCTTGTCTTCCGACGGCCGCGCGTTCGGTGTCGACGCCCACGCCCACGTCTTCGACGTCTCCCCCTCGGGTGAGGTCCGCGCCTCCGCGACGACGTTCGACACCTTGCGCACACGAGACGACCTCACCCGACCTCCGCCCGAGGCCGCCTCGATGCTCGCGTTCCTCGGCCAGTTTCTGCGCGGATACGCGGCGCAATGCCCCCGCGCCCCCACCGGCGCCGGGCGAGCTCCCTAA
- a CDS encoding ArsA family ATPase has product MSGLETRRFLIVTGKGGVGKTTVCAAEALAIAHKGKRVLVAMCNAKERLSAMFGSDLIGSEPMNVAPNVWAVNMTPETAMEEYGMMTLNSKALYALLFDNKYVRSFFAAVPGMHEWAMLGKAWWHTTEKRDDGSPKYDVVILDAPATGHGLDMLRVPKVILDVAPPGILRRDAEKAWVLFQDAKTCAVVLVTLPEAMPTQETIELAAAIQSELKLPIGKVVVNCVLPPLFSREERAALEGTGMGPGATPTTPDEAAIQIGAMRSARERVQAECLARLSAELPVSPSFLPQLFEDAARPEAIARLARRVG; this is encoded by the coding sequence ATGTCGGGCCTCGAAACACGGCGATTTCTCATCGTGACCGGAAAAGGCGGCGTCGGGAAGACGACCGTGTGCGCGGCCGAGGCCCTCGCGATCGCCCACAAGGGCAAGCGCGTGCTCGTGGCCATGTGCAACGCCAAGGAGCGCCTATCCGCCATGTTCGGATCCGACCTCATCGGGTCCGAGCCCATGAACGTGGCGCCCAACGTGTGGGCCGTCAACATGACGCCCGAGACCGCCATGGAGGAGTACGGGATGATGACCCTGAACTCCAAGGCGCTCTACGCGCTCCTCTTCGACAACAAATACGTTCGTTCGTTCTTCGCCGCCGTGCCCGGCATGCACGAGTGGGCCATGCTCGGCAAAGCCTGGTGGCACACCACCGAGAAGCGCGACGACGGGAGCCCCAAATACGACGTCGTCATCCTCGACGCGCCGGCCACCGGCCACGGCCTCGACATGCTCCGCGTGCCCAAGGTCATCCTCGACGTCGCGCCGCCCGGCATCCTCCGCCGCGACGCCGAGAAGGCCTGGGTGCTCTTCCAAGACGCAAAGACCTGCGCCGTCGTGCTCGTGACGCTCCCCGAGGCCATGCCCACCCAAGAGACGATCGAGCTCGCGGCGGCCATCCAGAGCGAGCTCAAGCTCCCCATCGGCAAGGTGGTCGTCAACTGCGTGCTGCCTCCCCTCTTCTCCCGCGAAGAGCGCGCCGCGCTCGAGGGCACCGGCATGGGCCCCGGCGCCACCCCCACCACGCCGGACGAGGCCGCCATCCAGATCGGCGCCATGCGGTCGGCGCGTGAGCGTGTCCAGGCCGAGTGCCTCGCGCGGCTCTCGGCCGAGCTCCCTGTGAGCCCCTCGTTCCTCCCGCAGCTCTTCGAGGACGCCGCGAGGCCCGAGGCCATCGCACGCCTCGCACGCCGCGTGGGGTAG
- a CDS encoding ribonuclease J, whose product MSPSSDVRIVPLGGLGEVGMNCLAFVHAGRAIVVDCGVTFDEAELGVDVVHADFAFLDEMPLAGVVVTHGHEDHIGAIPYLLKRFDVPVYGPPYALALVREKLKEHEVLGHARLVEVGTREPYRVGPFEIEHFRVTHSIADATAIAIRTARGTIVHTGDFKFDDDPPDGEHFDEEGLRAVGDAGVELLLSDSTNAETEGSSGSESIVGAALERLVAETEGAVVVGLFASNAHRLRLLGEIARRTHRRIVLLGRSMRTHTRVARDAGYLDWGPEATFPVERLRELPRRSVLALATGTQGEEMAALGKLSRDEVPGFALESGDAVVFSSRVIPGHEPEVYALKSALLRRGITLHTHRTARDLHVSGHAYRDEQRRMIELVRPRAFIPLHGTRVQLDRHRALAVAAGVGHTELLENGETAWLGEGGLRRGESVRAGRVRVYAHAEVTSATVADRKALASSGVVAVTVLVDERGALARPPAVVARGVVDPGHPGFLRDVGREIEVALAALGPPHTDERIAETVRLAARRVAAKVMGRRPVVLATVLRV is encoded by the coding sequence TTGAGCCCATCGTCCGACGTTCGCATCGTGCCCTTGGGGGGGCTCGGCGAGGTGGGCATGAACTGTCTCGCGTTCGTTCACGCGGGGCGCGCCATCGTGGTCGACTGCGGCGTGACGTTCGACGAGGCCGAGCTCGGCGTCGACGTGGTGCATGCCGACTTCGCCTTCTTGGACGAGATGCCTTTGGCCGGCGTCGTCGTCACGCATGGGCACGAGGACCACATCGGGGCCATCCCGTACCTCTTGAAGCGCTTCGACGTGCCCGTGTACGGGCCGCCGTACGCGCTCGCGCTCGTTCGCGAGAAGCTCAAGGAGCACGAGGTGCTCGGCCACGCGCGCCTCGTCGAGGTGGGGACACGCGAGCCCTACCGCGTGGGTCCGTTCGAGATCGAGCACTTCCGGGTCACGCACTCGATCGCCGACGCGACGGCCATCGCCATTCGTACGGCGCGCGGCACCATCGTCCACACGGGGGATTTCAAGTTCGACGACGACCCGCCGGACGGCGAGCACTTCGACGAAGAGGGGCTCCGCGCGGTGGGCGACGCGGGCGTCGAGCTCCTCCTGAGCGACTCGACCAACGCCGAGACGGAGGGCTCGTCGGGGAGCGAGAGCATCGTCGGTGCCGCGCTCGAGAGGCTCGTCGCCGAGACGGAGGGGGCCGTGGTCGTGGGGCTCTTCGCCTCGAACGCGCACAGGCTCCGGCTCCTCGGAGAGATCGCGCGGCGCACCCACCGGCGCATCGTGCTGCTCGGTCGCAGCATGCGCACGCACACACGCGTCGCGCGCGACGCCGGGTACCTCGACTGGGGCCCCGAGGCGACGTTCCCCGTGGAGCGCCTGCGGGAGCTTCCGCGCCGCTCGGTGCTCGCGCTCGCGACCGGCACGCAGGGCGAGGAGATGGCCGCGCTCGGGAAGCTCTCACGCGACGAAGTGCCCGGATTCGCTCTGGAATCGGGGGATGCCGTCGTGTTCTCGAGCCGCGTCATCCCGGGCCACGAGCCCGAGGTGTACGCCTTGAAGAGCGCGCTGCTCCGTCGGGGCATCACGCTGCACACGCACAGGACCGCGCGTGATCTCCACGTGAGCGGGCACGCCTACCGCGACGAGCAGCGCCGCATGATCGAGCTCGTCCGGCCGCGCGCGTTCATTCCCTTGCATGGTACACGCGTCCAGCTCGACCGGCACCGCGCGCTCGCGGTCGCGGCCGGGGTCGGTCACACGGAGCTGCTCGAGAACGGCGAGACGGCGTGGCTCGGCGAGGGCGGGCTCCGGCGCGGCGAGAGCGTGCGCGCGGGGCGGGTGCGGGTCTATGCGCACGCCGAGGTGACCTCGGCCACGGTGGCGGATCGCAAGGCGCTCGCGTCGTCGGGCGTCGTCGCGGTCACGGTGCTGGTCGACGAGCGCGGGGCCCTCGCGCGGCCTCCCGCGGTCGTGGCGCGTGGGGTCGTCGATCCGGGCCACCCGGGTTTCCTGCGGGACGTGGGGCGCGAGATCGAGGTGGCGCTCGCGGCGCTCGGCCCTCCGCACACGGACGAGCGCATCGCGGAGACGGTCCGCCTCGCTGCCCGCCGCGTCGCCGCCAAGGTCATGGGGCGAAGGCCCGTGGTGCTCGCGACCGTCCTGCGGGTGTGA
- a CDS encoding peptidylprolyl isomerase has translation MVAAAFPPIEVPGQGQLYARFVTSMGTMVARLEEHRAPNTVKNFVGLAMGTQEFQDPKTGKPTKRPYYDGLIFHRVIPKFMIQGGCPIGQGTGNPGYRFADEFHPELRHTGSGILSMANSGPNTNGSQFFICEVATPHLDNRHSVFGQVFLGNDIIPKITNTPTGPRDRPMKDVVLQKVEIFRSETVPTA, from the coding sequence ATGGTAGCTGCAGCGTTTCCGCCCATCGAAGTCCCCGGCCAAGGCCAGCTCTACGCCCGCTTCGTCACGTCGATGGGCACCATGGTCGCGCGCCTCGAGGAGCACCGCGCGCCCAACACGGTGAAGAACTTCGTCGGCCTCGCCATGGGCACGCAAGAGTTCCAAGACCCGAAGACCGGCAAGCCCACGAAGCGCCCCTACTACGACGGTCTCATCTTCCACCGCGTGATCCCCAAGTTCATGATCCAGGGCGGCTGCCCCATCGGCCAAGGCACCGGCAACCCCGGCTACCGCTTCGCGGACGAGTTCCACCCCGAGCTCCGCCACACGGGCTCCGGCATCCTCTCGATGGCGAACTCGGGCCCCAACACGAACGGCTCGCAGTTCTTCATCTGCGAAGTGGCCACTCCGCACCTCGACAATCGGCACTCGGTGTTCGGCCAGGTGTTCCTCGGCAACGACATCATCCCCAAGATCACCAACACGCCGACGGGCCCCCGCGACCGCCCCATGAAAGACGTCGTCCTCCAGAAGGTCGAGATCTTCCGCAGCGAGACCGTCCCCACGGCCTGA
- a CDS encoding PEGA domain-containing protein, protein MRTRFVLGTLLSLVLTQAAPRAAFAADAPAEDPRRAEARAHFERGVDHVDRSEWDAALVEFLASRAALSTSKNTYNAAVCLRKTGRFDEALEMYEALLRDFPDLETKERQVAERELSQLKASVATISIEGGVARAKVVVDGRERGTLPLAAPLRVGAGTHTIRVSADGYMPFEARVDVAGMQAVTVKPQMSALTAGGRLNVAEQTGKALDVVVDGATVGKTPWDGVLAPGEHTVYLRGEGNVGTVPVRPNVELGQVASLNLLAEELPAQIRIVPTPASAAVFLDGVELGRGGWEGRIRPGKHRVRASAEGFLPNEIAISVERGKPAVAAVKLSPDPKALGLPNAGVALELDAALPIGLVAGGGADLSDACTGACSQGVPFGFHGVLHGAYQTSSGFGAGIDAGYLFAVSSISDREAVLTPRGRAGNRGTVDDTLRLSGITLGGSAQYHGRGGWPLLLRVGAGIWLGQVTDARSGSFTNLAGEPYTVDAKTSSSATYFYVAPEARIAKSIAKNLEVTFGMEVLVMAALKKATWSDGTTISTSNVGRGDGLATFGEQQTLGSFLLFLAPSVGVRYDF, encoded by the coding sequence ATGCGTACGCGTTTCGTCCTCGGCACACTCCTCTCTCTGGTGCTCACCCAGGCCGCTCCTCGGGCCGCGTTCGCCGCCGATGCTCCGGCGGAGGATCCTCGCCGCGCCGAGGCGAGGGCGCACTTCGAGCGCGGGGTGGATCACGTCGACAGGTCCGAGTGGGACGCGGCGCTCGTCGAGTTCCTCGCGTCGCGCGCGGCGCTCTCCACGTCGAAGAACACGTACAACGCGGCCGTGTGCCTGCGGAAGACGGGGCGCTTCGACGAGGCCCTCGAGATGTACGAGGCCTTGCTCCGCGATTTTCCCGACCTCGAGACCAAAGAGCGGCAGGTCGCCGAGCGTGAGCTCTCGCAGCTCAAGGCCTCGGTCGCGACGATCTCGATCGAAGGGGGAGTTGCGCGAGCGAAGGTCGTGGTCGACGGGCGCGAGCGTGGCACGCTACCCCTCGCGGCGCCGCTGCGCGTCGGCGCGGGCACACACACGATCCGCGTGTCGGCCGACGGGTACATGCCGTTCGAGGCCCGCGTGGACGTGGCCGGCATGCAGGCCGTCACGGTCAAACCCCAGATGTCGGCCCTCACCGCGGGCGGTCGCCTCAACGTGGCCGAGCAGACCGGCAAGGCCCTCGACGTCGTGGTCGACGGGGCGACCGTGGGGAAGACCCCGTGGGACGGCGTGCTCGCGCCCGGGGAGCACACGGTGTACCTGCGCGGCGAGGGGAATGTCGGCACCGTGCCCGTGCGCCCGAACGTGGAGCTCGGGCAGGTGGCGTCGCTCAACCTGCTCGCCGAGGAGCTGCCGGCGCAGATCCGCATCGTGCCCACGCCGGCCTCGGCGGCCGTGTTCCTCGACGGCGTCGAGCTCGGTCGCGGCGGATGGGAGGGGCGCATTCGGCCCGGAAAACATAGGGTCCGGGCCTCGGCCGAGGGGTTCTTGCCGAACGAGATCGCGATCTCGGTGGAGCGCGGAAAACCGGCCGTGGCGGCCGTGAAGCTCTCTCCCGATCCGAAGGCCTTGGGGCTCCCGAACGCAGGCGTCGCGCTCGAGCTCGACGCGGCGCTCCCCATCGGCCTCGTCGCGGGCGGTGGCGCGGACCTCTCCGACGCGTGCACCGGAGCGTGCTCGCAGGGCGTGCCCTTCGGCTTTCATGGCGTGCTCCACGGCGCATACCAGACGTCGAGCGGGTTCGGCGCGGGCATCGACGCGGGGTACCTCTTCGCCGTCTCGTCCATCTCGGACCGCGAGGCCGTGCTCACGCCGCGAGGCCGTGCCGGAAACCGCGGCACCGTCGACGACACGCTGCGCCTCTCGGGCATCACCCTCGGCGGCTCGGCGCAGTACCACGGGCGCGGTGGGTGGCCTCTGCTCCTCCGCGTGGGCGCGGGCATCTGGCTCGGCCAAGTGACCGACGCGCGCTCGGGCTCCTTCACGAACCTCGCGGGCGAGCCCTACACGGTCGACGCGAAGACGAGCTCGTCGGCCACGTACTTCTACGTGGCCCCGGAGGCGCGCATCGCCAAGTCGATCGCGAAGAACCTCGAGGTGACGTTCGGCATGGAGGTGCTGGTGATGGCGGCGCTGAAGAAGGCCACGTGGAGCGACGGCACGACGATCTCGACCTCGAACGTGGGGCGAGGCGACGGGCTCGCGACGTTCGGTGAGCAGCAGACCTTGGGCTCGTTCCTCCTCTTCCTCGCGCCGAGCGTCGGCGTGCGGTACGACTTCTGA
- a CDS encoding serine/threonine protein kinase: MTRPGFAVSSDGGASPNAQIIDDKYRIVRVLGEGGMGAVYEAVHLVTGRRVALKVIVSELLAREEGIVTRFQREARASGAIDSQYVVQVLDSGIDAATKNPYLVMEYLSGEDLGQLIHRLGVLPPDLALRITAQACLGLQRAHDAGIIHRDIKSANTYLARRDNGEIIVKLLDFGIAKVRADPFAEGGDHKLTRTGSMIGSPLYMSPEQARGSKALDARADIWSLGVALYEALAGTTPNHHCDTIGNLIVSLCSDDAEPLQNRAPWVSSEIAAVVHKALARAPDHRFTTATEMYDAIVALTGRDITIREDMLVALSDAEKASVAPRAGTSTDSQGPRIVLKSGAPVSDMAQTALAVAATTGPGLGDSSVTPPPKKKAAFVLPAIAAVAVVGIVAGGMALKGKADAKVTAAPEAPKAAPSEVAPAPPPSVVEKVTEKVVVLVKSTLTVTPPGAEVLVDGELVASKGGVVELKGPVGSHRKVDVKAEGKTVSADVVLSEAGAVPSKVDVPVAAPVRAAAGKPSTPAAGNVANAPAAPKPAAPAPAPGGGEPTINRNF; encoded by the coding sequence ATGACACGGCCCGGTTTTGCGGTCTCGAGCGACGGGGGGGCCTCGCCGAACGCCCAAATCATCGACGACAAGTACCGTATCGTCCGCGTGCTCGGCGAAGGCGGCATGGGCGCCGTGTACGAGGCCGTGCACCTCGTCACGGGCCGTCGTGTCGCGCTCAAGGTGATCGTGTCGGAGCTCCTCGCCCGCGAGGAGGGCATCGTCACGCGCTTCCAGCGTGAGGCCCGCGCGAGCGGCGCCATCGACTCGCAGTACGTGGTGCAGGTGCTCGACAGCGGCATCGACGCGGCCACGAAGAACCCGTACCTCGTGATGGAGTACCTCTCCGGGGAGGACCTCGGGCAGCTCATTCACAGGCTCGGCGTGCTCCCTCCGGACTTGGCCCTCCGAATCACGGCGCAGGCCTGCCTCGGCCTCCAGCGCGCCCACGACGCGGGCATCATCCACCGCGACATCAAGTCGGCGAACACGTACCTCGCGCGGCGCGACAACGGCGAAATCATCGTAAAGCTTCTGGATTTCGGCATCGCCAAGGTGCGCGCGGACCCGTTCGCCGAAGGCGGGGACCACAAGCTCACGCGGACGGGCTCGATGATCGGCTCGCCGCTCTACATGTCGCCCGAGCAGGCGCGGGGCTCGAAGGCGCTCGACGCGCGCGCCGACATCTGGTCGCTCGGGGTGGCGCTCTACGAGGCGCTCGCGGGGACGACGCCGAACCATCACTGCGACACCATCGGCAACCTCATCGTCTCTCTCTGCTCGGACGACGCCGAGCCTTTGCAGAACCGCGCGCCTTGGGTCTCGTCCGAGATCGCCGCGGTGGTGCACAAGGCGCTCGCTCGCGCGCCCGATCACCGCTTCACGACGGCCACCGAGATGTACGACGCGATCGTCGCGCTCACGGGCCGGGACATCACCATCCGCGAGGACATGCTCGTGGCCTTGTCGGACGCGGAGAAGGCGAGCGTCGCGCCGCGTGCGGGCACCTCGACCGACTCGCAGGGGCCCCGTATCGTGCTGAAGTCGGGGGCGCCCGTGTCCGACATGGCGCAGACGGCGCTGGCCGTGGCGGCGACCACGGGGCCCGGCCTCGGGGACTCCAGCGTCACGCCGCCGCCGAAGAAGAAGGCCGCGTTCGTGCTCCCGGCGATCGCGGCGGTCGCCGTCGTGGGCATCGTGGCGGGAGGCATGGCCCTCAAGGGAAAGGCCGACGCGAAGGTCACCGCGGCTCCCGAGGCCCCGAAGGCGGCGCCGTCCGAGGTCGCTCCGGCGCCGCCGCCGTCGGTCGTCGAGAAGGTGACCGAGAAGGTCGTGGTGCTCGTGAAGAGCACGCTCACGGTGACACCTCCGGGAGCCGAGGTGCTCGTCGACGGGGAGCTCGTGGCCTCGAAGGGCGGGGTCGTCGAGCTCAAAGGGCCCGTCGGGAGCCATCGCAAGGTCGACGTGAAGGCCGAGGGCAAGACGGTGAGCGCCGACGTGGTCCTCTCCGAAGCGGGCGCGGTGCCGTCGAAGGTCGACGTGCCCGTGGCGGCTCCGGTGCGTGCCGCCGCCGGCAAGCCGAGCACCCCCGCCGCGGGCAACGTGGCCAACGCC